A DNA window from Streptococcus sp. LPB0220 contains the following coding sequences:
- the sufC gene encoding Fe-S cluster assembly ATPase SufC yields the protein MSTLEIKDLHVEIEGKEILKGVNLTLKTGEIAAIMGPNGTGKSTLSAAIMGNPNYEVTKGEILFDGVNILELEVDERARMGLFLAMQYPSEIPGITNAEFLRAAMNAGKEEDEKISIRDFIKKLDEKMELLNMKEEMAERYLNEGFSGGEKKRNEILQLLMLEPTFALLDEIDSGLDIDALKVVSKGVNAMRGEGFGAMIITHYQRLLNYITPDVVHVMMEGRVVLSGGPELAARLEREGYAQLAEELGYDYKEEL from the coding sequence ATGTCGACATTAGAAATTAAAGACCTTCACGTTGAAATTGAAGGCAAAGAAATTTTAAAAGGTGTAAACCTGACCCTAAAAACTGGTGAGATCGCAGCCATCATGGGACCAAACGGAACAGGGAAATCTACTCTGTCAGCTGCCATTATGGGAAACCCAAATTATGAAGTAACCAAAGGTGAGATTCTCTTTGATGGTGTCAACATCTTGGAATTGGAAGTAGACGAACGTGCACGGATGGGCTTGTTCCTTGCTATGCAATACCCTTCAGAAATCCCAGGGATTACCAATGCAGAATTTTTACGTGCAGCCATGAATGCTGGTAAAGAAGAGGACGAGAAGATCTCTATTCGTGATTTCATCAAAAAATTGGATGAAAAGATGGAACTGCTCAACATGAAAGAAGAAATGGCAGAACGCTATTTGAACGAAGGCTTCTCAGGTGGTGAGAAAAAACGCAATGAAATCCTTCAATTGTTGATGTTGGAGCCAACATTTGCCCTTTTGGACGAAATTGACTCTGGTTTGGATATCGATGCACTTAAGGTCGTATCTAAAGGGGTTAATGCAATGCGGGGTGAAGGTTTTGGAGCGATGATCATCACCCACTACCAACGTTTGTTGAACTATATTACTCCTGACGTCGTTCATGTGATGATGGAAGGTCGTGTCGTGCTTTCAGGTGGACCAGAATTGGCTGCACGCTTGGAACGTGAAGGATATGCCCAACTCGCAGAAGAACTCGGTTACGACTATAAAGAAGAACTATAA
- the sufD gene encoding Fe-S cluster assembly protein SufD, with translation MSIENITLFSELHAEPSWLQDLRKKAFNKIDQLELPAIERVKFHRWNLGDGTITESEASANVPDFTALDSNLKLVQVGTQTVFEQVPQALADQGVLFTDFHTALEEIPKVVEDYFMSSVKYDDDKLAAYHTAYFNSGAVLYVPDNVEISEPIEGVFYQDSDSDVPFNKHILIIAGKNSKFSYLERLESKGEGSATATANVTVEVIARSGAQVKFSAIDRLGENVTAYISRRGKLGQDASIDWAIGVMNEGNVVADFDSDLVGNGSHADLKVVALSSGRQVQGIDTRVTNFGCNSIGNILQHGVILEKGTLTFNGIGHIIKGAKGADAQQESRVLMLSDQARSDANPILLIDENDVTAGHAASIGQVDPEDMYYLMSRGLDQHTAERLVVRGFLGSVIVEIPVKEVRDEMIATIEEKLSQR, from the coding sequence ATGAGTATTGAAAATATTACCCTCTTTTCGGAACTGCATGCTGAGCCAAGCTGGCTGCAGGATTTACGAAAAAAAGCTTTTAACAAGATTGATCAGTTGGAATTACCAGCGATTGAACGCGTCAAATTCCACCGCTGGAATCTTGGCGATGGAACGATCACAGAAAGCGAGGCTTCTGCCAATGTTCCCGATTTTACAGCCCTCGATTCAAACTTAAAATTGGTCCAAGTTGGAACTCAAACTGTATTTGAACAGGTGCCACAAGCCTTGGCAGACCAAGGAGTTCTTTTCACAGATTTCCATACTGCCCTAGAAGAAATTCCAAAGGTGGTGGAAGACTACTTCATGTCTTCAGTCAAATACGATGACGACAAGCTAGCAGCTTACCACACAGCTTATTTTAATAGTGGGGCTGTCCTTTATGTTCCAGATAACGTCGAAATTTCAGAACCAATCGAAGGTGTTTTCTACCAGGATAGTGATAGTGATGTACCTTTTAATAAACACATTTTGATTATTGCAGGCAAAAACAGCAAGTTTAGCTATTTGGAACGCCTAGAATCAAAAGGTGAAGGCTCAGCAACAGCAACTGCGAATGTGACGGTTGAGGTGATCGCTCGCTCAGGTGCCCAAGTGAAATTTTCGGCGATTGACCGTCTGGGTGAAAATGTCACAGCCTACATCAGTCGACGTGGAAAACTAGGACAGGATGCCAGCATTGATTGGGCTATCGGTGTTATGAATGAAGGAAATGTGGTTGCGGACTTTGACAGTGACTTGGTTGGAAACGGTAGTCATGCAGATTTGAAAGTCGTTGCCTTATCAAGCGGTCGTCAGGTACAAGGAATTGACACCCGCGTGACCAACTTTGGTTGCAACTCGATCGGAAATATCTTGCAACACGGAGTTATTCTTGAAAAAGGAACCTTGACCTTCAATGGAATTGGTCATATTATCAAGGGGGCTAAAGGAGCAGATGCTCAGCAAGAAAGCCGTGTCTTGATGTTATCGGATCAAGCACGTTCAGATGCCAACCCAATCCTCTTGATTGATGAAAATGACGTCACAGCAGGCCATGCTGCATCGATCGGTCAAGTGGACCCAGAAGATATGTATTACCTCATGAGTCGTGGTCTGGATCAACACACAGCAGAACGCTTAGTGGTGCGTGGTTTCTTGGGATCTGTTATTGTTGAAATTCCAGTTAAAGAAGTACGTGATGAAATGATTGCCACCATCGAAGAAAAGTTATCTCAACGCTAA
- a CDS encoding cysteine desulfurase, with translation MLDKNTIAQDFPILDQLVHDEPLVYLDNAATTQKPKPVLEAVNHYYLQDNANVHRGVHTLAERATAAYEAAREKVRKFINASSTKEVLFTRGTTTGLNWVARYAEEVLNEGDEVLISIMEHHSNIIPWQQACKKTGAKLVYVYLKDGLLDMQDLKSKLSEKTKFVSITHASNVLGVVNPIKEIARLAHEVGAIMVVDGAQSTPHMAIDVQDLDADFFAFSGHKMAAPTGIGVLYGKEEILEQMSPIEYGGEMIDFVYEQSASWKELPWKFEAGTPNMAGAIGLGAAIDYLEELGMDQVEAHEQELIAYVFPKLQAIEGLTIYGSQDLAQRSGVISFNLGDLHPHDLATALDYEGIAVRAGHHCAQPLLQYLQVPATTRASFYIYNTKADCDKLIEALIKAKEFFNGTF, from the coding sequence ATGCTAGATAAAAATACGATTGCTCAAGATTTTCCCATTCTCGATCAACTAGTTCACGATGAGCCTTTGGTTTATCTAGATAATGCAGCAACGACGCAAAAACCTAAACCTGTTCTTGAAGCAGTTAATCACTATTATTTGCAAGATAACGCCAATGTTCATCGTGGAGTTCATACTTTGGCTGAACGAGCGACAGCAGCCTATGAGGCGGCGCGTGAGAAAGTCAGAAAATTTATCAACGCTTCATCAACCAAGGAGGTGCTCTTTACAAGAGGGACAACGACTGGACTCAACTGGGTAGCTCGCTATGCAGAAGAAGTCCTAAATGAAGGGGACGAAGTCTTGATTTCCATCATGGAACATCATTCCAACATCATTCCTTGGCAGCAAGCCTGCAAGAAGACAGGAGCAAAACTGGTCTATGTCTATCTAAAAGATGGCTTACTGGATATGCAGGACTTAAAGAGCAAGCTTAGTGAGAAGACAAAATTTGTCTCCATCACCCATGCTTCGAATGTCTTAGGGGTGGTCAATCCGATCAAGGAAATTGCTCGATTAGCCCATGAAGTTGGAGCGATCATGGTCGTAGATGGGGCTCAATCAACCCCTCATATGGCCATTGATGTACAAGACTTAGATGCGGATTTCTTTGCTTTTTCTGGCCATAAGATGGCTGCACCAACAGGGATTGGTGTCCTCTATGGGAAGGAAGAAATCTTAGAGCAAATGTCTCCAATCGAGTATGGGGGCGAGATGATTGACTTTGTTTACGAACAATCTGCCTCTTGGAAGGAATTGCCTTGGAAATTTGAAGCTGGAACACCTAATATGGCGGGAGCAATTGGTCTTGGTGCAGCAATCGATTACTTAGAAGAGCTGGGTATGGACCAGGTAGAAGCGCATGAGCAAGAACTGATTGCCTATGTGTTTCCAAAATTACAGGCTATCGAAGGCTTGACCATCTATGGTTCCCAAGACTTAGCCCAACGTTCTGGCGTCATTTCCTTTAATCTAGGAGATCTCCATCCGCATGACTTAGCAACAGCACTAGATTATGAAGGGATTGCCGTTCGTGCAGGTCACCACTGTGCACAACCGCTTCTTCAATACCTACAAGTCCCAGCGACAACGAGAGCAAGTTTTTATATCTACAACACCAAAGCGGACTGTGATAAATTAATTGAGGCATTGATCAAAGCAAAGGAGTTTTTCAATGGCACTTTCTAA
- the sufU gene encoding Fe-S cluster assembly sulfur transfer protein SufU, which translates to MALSKLDSLYMAVVADHSKHPHHQGQIEDVDQIQLNNPTCGDVIQLSVKFDENDRVEDIAFVNSGCTISTASASMMTDAVMGKTKEEVEELAQVFSEMVQGQSDPRQEELGDAAFLSGVSKFPQRIKCATLSWNALKKAIERSK; encoded by the coding sequence ATGGCACTTTCTAAATTAGATTCGCTGTACATGGCGGTCGTAGCCGACCATTCAAAACACCCCCATCACCAAGGGCAGATTGAAGATGTTGATCAGATCCAACTCAACAATCCAACTTGTGGAGATGTGATCCAGTTGAGTGTGAAATTTGATGAGAATGACAGGGTGGAAGATATTGCCTTTGTGAATTCAGGTTGTACGATCTCAACGGCTTCAGCTAGTATGATGACGGATGCTGTAATGGGAAAAACAAAAGAGGAAGTCGAAGAATTGGCACAGGTCTTTTCAGAAATGGTCCAAGGCCAATCAGATCCTCGCCAAGAGGAGTTGGGAGATGCAGCCTTCTTATCTGGAGTCTCAAAATTCCCACAACGGATTAAATGTGCAACCCTCTCCTGGAATGCTCTCAAAAAAGCGATCGAACGTAGCAAATAA
- the sufB gene encoding Fe-S cluster assembly protein SufB yields the protein MAEERVEPKPIDLGEYKFGFHDDVQPILSTGKGLNEAVIRELSAAKNEPEWMLEFRLKSFETFKKMPMQTWGADLSEIDFDDLIYYQKPSDKPARSWDEVPEKIKETFERIGIPEAERAYLAGASAQYESEVVYHNMKEGFEKLGIIFTDTDSALKEYPDLFKQYFAKLVPPTDNKLAALNSAVWSGGTFIYVPKGVKVDVPLQTYFRINNENTGQFERTLIIVDEGASVHYVEGCTAPTYSSNSLHAAIVEIFALDGAYMRYTTIQNWSDNVYNLVTKRAKAQKDATVEWIDGNLGAKTTMKYPSVYLDGEGARGTMLSIAFANAGQHQDTGAKMIHNAPHTSSSIVSKSIAKGGGKVDYRGQVTFNKNSKKSVSHIECDTIIMDDLSASDTIPFNEIHNSQVALEHEAKVSKISEEQLYYLMSRGLSESEATEMIVMGFVEPFTKELPMEYAVELNRLISYEMEGSVG from the coding sequence ATGGCTGAAGAAAGAGTCGAACCGAAACCAATTGATCTCGGTGAATATAAATTTGGATTTCACGATGACGTTCAACCCATTCTCTCTACCGGGAAGGGATTGAATGAAGCGGTTATTCGTGAATTGTCTGCAGCAAAAAATGAACCAGAATGGATGCTCGAATTCCGTTTGAAATCTTTTGAAACCTTCAAAAAGATGCCCATGCAAACCTGGGGAGCCGATCTATCAGAAATTGACTTTGATGATTTGATCTATTATCAAAAACCTTCGGATAAACCTGCCCGTTCATGGGACGAAGTCCCAGAGAAAATCAAGGAAACCTTTGAGCGTATCGGGATTCCTGAAGCGGAACGTGCTTACCTAGCGGGAGCTTCTGCTCAGTATGAATCAGAAGTGGTTTACCACAATATGAAAGAAGGGTTTGAAAAGTTGGGGATTATCTTTACCGATACAGATTCTGCCCTAAAAGAATATCCAGACCTATTCAAACAGTATTTTGCGAAGTTAGTGCCACCAACGGATAACAAATTGGCTGCCCTAAACTCAGCAGTCTGGTCTGGTGGAACCTTCATTTATGTGCCAAAAGGCGTAAAAGTAGACGTTCCCCTTCAAACTTACTTCCGTATCAACAATGAAAATACAGGTCAGTTTGAGCGCACGTTGATTATCGTGGATGAGGGAGCAAGTGTTCACTATGTAGAAGGCTGTACAGCACCGACCTATTCAAGCAATAGCCTCCATGCAGCGATTGTTGAGATCTTTGCCTTGGATGGTGCTTATATGCGCTACACGACCATCCAAAACTGGTCTGACAATGTCTACAACTTGGTCACCAAGCGGGCCAAAGCTCAAAAAGATGCTACAGTTGAGTGGATCGACGGGAACTTAGGAGCGAAGACAACCATGAAGTACCCATCTGTTTATCTAGATGGAGAAGGAGCGCGTGGGACCATGTTGTCCATTGCCTTTGCGAATGCAGGTCAACACCAAGATACAGGTGCCAAGATGATCCACAATGCCCCTCACACTAGCTCGTCTATCGTATCCAAATCCATCGCGAAGGGTGGCGGAAAGGTAGACTACCGTGGACAAGTGACTTTCAACAAGAACTCTAAGAAATCAGTTTCTCACATTGAGTGTGACACTATTATCATGGATGATTTATCTGCATCAGACACGATTCCATTTAATGAAATCCACAACTCACAAGTTGCTTTGGAGCACGAGGCCAAGGTTTCAAAAATTTCAGAAGAACAACTGTATTATTTGATGAGTCGTGGTTTGTCTGAATCAGAAGCGACAGAAATGATTGTCATGGGATTTGTAGAGCCCTTTACAAAAGAACTTCCAATGGAATACGCCGTTGAGTTAAACCGACTCATTAGCTACGAAATGGAAGGATCTGTAGGATAA
- a CDS encoding serine hydrolase, with product MKKFFLSFLTFMLLLCSLPYQVVLADDLDLPAQSAIAVEADTGKILYEKDSEKKRDVGGLSTLLTTYLIFEAIHEKKLSLKDPIKLSEKALALNDIEGAGTLPMEANQYTVEQLLTALLVGNSSTAALALAEKVGGSEKSFVEKMKQKLAEWGIQSPHLINATGLNTQTISGDPDGKGDENQLSAYDIAVIAKHLLQDFPEVTKYTSKPTALFSNTQIENPNLMLEGMPNYRSGVDGLRVSNSTKGGITFAASTTQNGIHMITVVLGVEAVDGDPYARFVATSSLMNYVVRTFVSSIVVKEGDPYGKSKATIMDGKSETVLAVAKKDFYIVEKQGSQAEPKIQFKSDQESFRAPVKSGTNLGKLHYTDPDKIGRGYLEDQEPTVDMVAGRTIEKSFFLKVWWNEFVRYVNEKL from the coding sequence GTGAAAAAATTCTTTCTTTCTTTTTTAACCTTCATGCTGCTGTTATGCAGTTTACCTTATCAAGTCGTTCTAGCAGATGATCTGGATCTTCCTGCTCAAAGCGCTATTGCTGTTGAAGCTGATACAGGTAAAATCTTATATGAAAAGGATTCAGAGAAAAAGCGAGATGTGGGGGGACTATCTACACTCTTGACCACTTATCTGATTTTCGAAGCCATTCATGAAAAAAAACTTTCTCTAAAAGATCCTATCAAATTGTCTGAGAAAGCTCTGGCCTTAAATGATATCGAAGGTGCTGGTACTCTTCCTATGGAAGCGAACCAATATACAGTTGAACAGTTATTGACTGCTCTTTTAGTTGGAAATTCTAGCACTGCTGCCTTGGCCTTAGCTGAGAAAGTGGGGGGCTCCGAAAAAAGCTTCGTTGAAAAAATGAAGCAAAAACTTGCTGAATGGGGCATTCAATCTCCTCATTTAATTAATGCTACCGGATTAAATACTCAAACCATCAGCGGAGATCCTGACGGGAAAGGAGACGAAAATCAATTGAGTGCTTATGATATTGCTGTCATTGCCAAGCACTTACTCCAGGATTTTCCTGAAGTGACCAAATATACTTCAAAACCCACTGCTCTTTTTTCAAACACGCAGATTGAAAACCCCAACCTGATGCTAGAAGGCATGCCGAATTATCGTTCTGGAGTTGATGGCCTACGGGTCAGCAACTCTACCAAAGGTGGCATCACCTTTGCTGCATCGACGACGCAAAATGGCATCCATATGATCACGGTTGTCCTAGGAGTGGAGGCAGTTGACGGTGATCCATATGCACGCTTTGTGGCTACTTCTTCTCTGATGAACTACGTGGTACGGACCTTTGTTTCTTCCATTGTCGTCAAAGAAGGAGATCCCTACGGAAAAAGTAAGGCAACTATCATGGATGGGAAGTCAGAGACTGTTTTAGCTGTTGCAAAAAAAGACTTCTATATCGTTGAAAAGCAAGGCAGTCAAGCAGAACCAAAAATTCAATTCAAGAGTGACCAAGAATCATTCCGAGCACCTGTCAAATCAGGCACAAATCTTGGAAAATTACACTACACTGATCCAGATAAAATCGGACGTGGCTACTTAGAAGATCAAGAACCAACAGTCGATATGGTAGCAGGAAGAACCATTGAGAAAAGCTTTTTCTTAAAGGTTTGGTGGAATGAATTTGTTCGTTATGTCAACGAAAAATTATAA
- a CDS encoding peptide ABC transporter substrate-binding protein — protein sequence MKKGKVFAVAGVTLLAAGLLAACSGSNTSKASSGEDKNYGYVYTDDPQTLDYTVSSKAATHDITTNVVDGLMANDKYGNLVPSLAEDWSVSKDGLTYTYKIRKGVKWYDADGEEHGEVTAKDFVTGLKHAADKKSETLSLVQGSVKGLDDYVQGKTTDFSQVGVKAVDDYTLQYTLNKPETFWNSKTTNGILFPISTEFLKSKGDDFGQPNDVKSILANGPFLLKSITSKSSVVFEKNDNYWDKKNVHLKEVKLTYYDGSDQDSLARGFSDGAYTAARLFPASSNFATVSKKYKDNIYNTPAGSGVAVLGFNIDRQSYKHTAKKSDAEKTATKKAILNKDFRQAITFALNRENYSAQVNSKAFAKPAIRNTYTAPAFVQVNGKDFGDVVADKLSTYGDQWKGVNLADGQDGLYNKDKAKAQLEKAKAELQKDGVQFPIHIDVPVAQNSTNFVSRMQSLKQTVEDTLGKDNVVLDLQMMDSDEVLNITLNVPSAADADWDLQGLVGWNPDYDDPSTYLDTLQPSSEDQTKVYLGFAGGVDNASAKAVGLDEYAKLLADANSESLDVAKRYEKYAAAQAWLSDSALVIPTMSSTGAATVVSKVVPFSGPSSQTGNKGSAYFKYVEVQDEPVTKKQYEQAREKWQKEKAESNKKAQQDLEKHVK from the coding sequence ATGAAAAAAGGTAAAGTATTCGCAGTTGCCGGAGTAACACTCCTTGCAGCTGGATTGTTGGCTGCATGTTCTGGTTCAAATACTAGTAAAGCAAGCTCAGGTGAAGACAAAAACTATGGTTATGTCTACACAGATGATCCTCAAACTTTGGACTACACTGTATCTTCTAAAGCTGCTACACATGATATCACTACAAATGTCGTAGATGGTTTGATGGCAAATGACAAGTATGGAAATCTTGTGCCATCACTTGCAGAAGATTGGTCTGTTTCAAAAGATGGTTTGACTTATACCTACAAGATTCGTAAGGGTGTTAAATGGTACGATGCAGATGGTGAAGAACATGGTGAAGTGACTGCCAAAGACTTCGTAACTGGTTTGAAACACGCTGCTGATAAAAAATCTGAAACCCTTTCACTTGTTCAAGGTTCTGTCAAAGGCTTGGATGATTATGTACAAGGAAAAACTACAGACTTTAGCCAAGTTGGTGTCAAAGCTGTTGACGATTACACACTTCAATATACATTGAATAAACCTGAAACCTTCTGGAACTCTAAAACAACAAACGGAATCTTGTTCCCAATTAGCACAGAGTTCTTGAAGAGTAAGGGAGATGATTTTGGTCAACCAAACGATGTGAAATCAATCCTTGCAAACGGACCTTTCCTTCTTAAATCAATCACTTCAAAATCATCTGTTGTATTTGAAAAGAATGACAACTACTGGGATAAGAAAAATGTTCACCTTAAAGAAGTGAAACTCACTTATTATGATGGATCAGACCAAGATTCATTGGCGCGTGGTTTCTCTGATGGTGCTTATACAGCTGCTCGTCTTTTCCCGGCAAGTTCAAACTTTGCAACTGTATCTAAAAAATACAAAGACAACATCTATAATACACCGGCTGGTTCAGGGGTAGCGGTTCTTGGTTTCAACATTGACCGTCAATCATACAAACACACTGCTAAGAAATCAGATGCTGAAAAGACTGCGACTAAGAAAGCAATCTTGAACAAAGATTTCCGTCAAGCTATCACTTTTGCCTTGAACCGTGAAAACTACTCAGCGCAAGTAAATAGTAAAGCATTTGCTAAACCAGCTATCCGTAATACCTACACAGCTCCAGCCTTTGTGCAAGTAAATGGAAAAGACTTTGGAGATGTGGTTGCAGATAAATTGAGCACATATGGTGATCAATGGAAAGGTGTCAACCTAGCAGATGGTCAAGATGGTCTTTATAACAAAGACAAAGCAAAAGCACAACTTGAAAAAGCAAAAGCTGAACTTCAAAAAGATGGCGTTCAATTCCCAATTCATATTGACGTACCAGTAGCACAAAACTCTACAAACTTTGTTTCACGGATGCAATCATTGAAACAAACAGTGGAAGATACTCTTGGTAAAGACAATGTCGTTCTTGACCTTCAAATGATGGACTCAGACGAAGTGTTGAACATCACATTGAATGTTCCATCAGCTGCAGATGCAGATTGGGATCTTCAAGGATTGGTTGGATGGAACCCAGACTATGATGATCCATCAACTTACCTTGATACTCTTCAACCATCATCAGAAGACCAAACAAAAGTCTACCTTGGTTTTGCAGGTGGTGTAGATAATGCTTCAGCCAAAGCAGTTGGCTTGGATGAGTATGCAAAACTTCTTGCAGACGCTAATAGCGAATCACTTGATGTAGCTAAACGTTATGAAAAATACGCAGCTGCTCAAGCTTGGTTGAGTGATAGTGCCTTGGTAATTCCTACAATGTCAAGTACAGGTGCAGCAACTGTTGTTTCCAAAGTGGTACCATTCTCTGGCCCATCATCTCAAACAGGTAACAAAGGATCAGCATACTTCAAATATGTTGAAGTTCAGGATGAACCTGTTACTAAGAAACAATACGAACAAGCACGTGAAAAATGGCAAAAAGAAAAAGCTGAGTCAAACAAAAAAGCTCAACAAGATCTTGAAAAACACGTTAAATAA
- a CDS encoding ABC transporter permease, which translates to MKKYVFMRILRSLVSIFLVTTLTYMIIYTLTPRNLIFKNDPNYNKVAKTKDSKINYENTVYDRMGYLEYMDSKSLQQKASKEDSSVTVDATTANEKIYKAYINKLGHGWQLKRFPESKSFYAVREIPVFERVISFYANLIQFDHPGWVKDASNPNLKRYIRIENDPSIGWSVVGSGTKHKYLLYFNGQFPYVHQNFVTLNLGNSYPTYSNTPVLQVITQGQGTTKKSEVNFPTGKKTSSIDIYSRTYKSPSKADSQDISRFGKGDAYTATLSNYENPSMIASSSIIGLIGIAIAYLIAIPLGSYMALFKNSWFDSISTAVLTFMMSLPTIALVYIVRLAGSFFGLPDSFPVLGAQDWRSYVLPSLILGLLSAPFIAVWIRRYMIDIHSQDFVRFARSKGLSEREISRKHIFKNAMVPLVSGIPTSIIGVISGATLTETVFAFPGMGKMLIDSIKASNNTMVIGLVFIFTSLGIFAAMLGDILMTVLDPRIKLTNTKGGK; encoded by the coding sequence ATGAAAAAATATGTTTTTATGCGTATTTTGCGTTCGTTAGTGTCGATCTTTCTCGTCACGACATTAACCTACATGATTATCTATACGCTAACACCGAGAAATCTCATCTTTAAAAATGACCCCAACTACAATAAAGTAGCGAAGACAAAAGATTCGAAGATCAACTACGAAAATACTGTCTACGATCGCATGGGTTATTTGGAATACATGGATTCAAAGAGCTTGCAACAAAAAGCAAGTAAAGAAGATTCTTCTGTAACAGTTGATGCGACGACTGCTAATGAAAAGATCTATAAGGCATACATTAACAAATTAGGTCATGGTTGGCAGTTGAAACGTTTCCCAGAAAGTAAGTCTTTTTATGCGGTGCGTGAAATTCCGGTTTTTGAACGTGTCATCAGCTTCTATGCGAATTTGATTCAATTTGATCATCCAGGTTGGGTGAAAGATGCCTCAAACCCAAATCTCAAACGCTATATCCGTATTGAAAATGATCCATCTATTGGTTGGTCAGTTGTAGGTTCTGGTACGAAACACAAATACCTCTTGTACTTTAATGGTCAATTCCCATATGTACACCAAAACTTTGTAACCTTAAACCTTGGAAATTCATATCCAACTTATTCTAATACCCCAGTTCTTCAAGTAATTACCCAAGGACAAGGAACAACCAAGAAGAGTGAAGTGAACTTCCCAACAGGTAAAAAGACATCTTCCATCGATATCTACTCACGTACCTACAAATCACCAAGTAAGGCAGATTCACAAGATATCAGTCGATTTGGTAAAGGGGATGCTTATACAGCAACTTTGAGCAATTATGAGAATCCATCCATGATTGCATCTTCTTCAATCATTGGTTTGATTGGTATTGCGATTGCTTACTTGATTGCGATCCCATTAGGATCTTACATGGCTCTGTTCAAGAACTCATGGTTTGATAGCATCTCGACAGCTGTTTTGACATTTATGATGTCTCTTCCAACTATTGCCCTTGTTTACATTGTGCGTCTAGCAGGTTCTTTCTTTGGGCTTCCAGACTCATTCCCAGTTCTTGGAGCACAGGATTGGCGTTCATATGTATTGCCATCTCTGATTCTTGGTTTGTTGAGTGCACCATTTATCGCAGTTTGGATTCGTCGTTACATGATCGATATCCACTCGCAAGATTTCGTCCGTTTTGCTCGTTCAAAAGGATTGTCAGAACGTGAGATCTCAAGAAAACACATCTTCAAAAATGCGATGGTTCCATTGGTATCGGGTATTCCGACATCTATTATCGGAGTTATCTCAGGTGCGACGCTGACTGAAACAGTCTTCGCTTTCCCAGGTATGGGTAAAATGTTGATTGACTCTATTAAAGCATCAAACAACACCATGGTCATCGGACTTGTCTTCATTTTCACATCGCTTGGTATCTTTGCTGCCATGTTAGGTGATATCTTGATGACAGTACTTGACCCACGGATTAAATTAACGAATACGAAAGGAGGCAAATAA
- the oppC gene encoding oligopeptide ABC transporter permease OppC, whose amino-acid sequence MATIDKNKFQFVKRDDFASEVIDAPAYSYWKSVFRQFLKKRTTIIMLAILIGILLMSFVYPMFSNFDYNDVSKVNDFSARLNPPSAKAFFGTDNNGKSLFDGVWFGARNSIIISFIATVINVVVGVIVGGIWGISKSIDRIMMEVYNVISNIPFMLIVIVLTYSMGSGFWNLILAMSLTGWIGIAYTIRVQIMRYRDLEYNLASRTLGTPTLKIVTKNILPQLVSVIVTQTSQLLPSFISYEAFLSFFGLGLPITVPSLGRLISDYSQNVTTNAYLFWIPLTVLILVSLSFFIVGQNLADASDPRTHR is encoded by the coding sequence ATGGCTACAATCGATAAAAATAAATTTCAGTTTGTAAAACGCGATGACTTTGCCTCTGAAGTAATCGATGCTCCAGCGTATTCATACTGGAAATCTGTATTTAGACAATTCTTGAAAAAAAGAACCACTATCATTATGCTTGCTATTTTGATTGGGATTCTCTTGATGAGCTTTGTCTATCCTATGTTTTCAAATTTTGATTACAACGACGTAAGTAAGGTAAATGACTTTTCAGCACGTTTGAATCCACCAAGTGCCAAAGCTTTCTTTGGTACAGATAATAACGGTAAATCCCTCTTTGATGGAGTTTGGTTTGGTGCTCGGAATTCAATTATCATTTCTTTCATCGCCACTGTTATTAACGTGGTTGTCGGAGTCATCGTTGGTGGAATTTGGGGGATCTCAAAATCTATCGACCGTATCATGATGGAAGTTTATAACGTTATTTCAAACATTCCATTTATGTTGATCGTTATCGTCTTGACTTACTCAATGGGATCTGGTTTCTGGAACTTGATTCTTGCCATGTCCTTAACAGGATGGATCGGAATTGCTTATACCATTCGTGTCCAAATTATGCGTTACCGTGATTTGGAGTACAACCTTGCCAGCCGAACATTAGGAACACCAACGTTGAAAATTGTTACGAAAAATATTTTGCCTCAATTGGTATCTGTTATCGTGACGCAAACATCACAGTTGCTTCCAAGCTTTATTTCTTACGAAGCTTTCCTTTCCTTCTTCGGACTTGGTCTTCCAATCACAGTTCCAAGTTTGGGACGCTTGATTTCTGACTATTCTCAAAACGTAACTACAAATGCCTACCTATTCTGGATTCCGCTTACTGTTTTGATTTTAGTATCCTTGTCATTCTTTATCGTCGGACAAAACTTGGCCGATGCCAGCGACCCACGTACACATAGATAG